The following coding sequences are from one Nilaparvata lugens isolate BPH chromosome 4, ASM1435652v1, whole genome shotgun sequence window:
- the LOC120350996 gene encoding uncharacterized protein LOC120350996, giving the protein MVRNYVCKTDRAKLDINVMKRAVLQVRLGQNTIRGTAKLFGLNDKTVGNYCKKWANLTNEDLKTQMENVNVEAPPALETPPVPEAPPAPETPQASVSPPAAEAPPVQEAPLPPDAPTVREVPPTLGLVQFGYSKHLNVFEPNQEKLLVEYLLKASDIYFGLSPKEVRRFAYTYAVACGRKIPQSWTDNGMAGPDWLTLFLKRNRTLSIRAPQATSLARATSFNRTNVSAFFDNLTTAINRLKVGPADIWNVDETGVTTVQKPDRVIGRKGFRQIGKMTSAERGTLVTVALAVSAAGTFIPPFIIFPRVNFKEHFLRDGPVGCAGDANPSGWMMEKNFLKFAKHFVTHVRCSIENPCLLILDNHESHLSADLLDYFKENGVTLLSFPPHCSHKLQPLDRSVFGPLKKYINTACDSWMASNKRPMTIHDIPSILASTLHVAATPANIMAGFKVTGIHPLNRFVFSDADFMPSYVTDRPETTSTTNMTTNASGPINILISSPRPSTSAQVDLLNTSPSSPRASTSAQKDYPTPEELRPFQKAGPRLGTNKGRKKRKSAILTDTPVKEALRQEQEESKKKKIKIQENKKKKLVRDLLVSMETEEEGNSSKEKIRRTTKKGKKLVHLSKLKINQDSDSEDENCLCIYCLKPFKQSKKGQEWVQCLRCKKWAHDKCIAEDTSFFICRNCNSDDED; this is encoded by the exons aTGGTAAGAAATTACGTTTGCAAAACTGATAGAGCCAAGCTGGACATAAATGTAATGAAAAGGGCTGTGCTTCAAGTAAGACTTGGGCAAAACACCATACGAGGAACTGCCAAACTCTTTGGATTGAATGATAAAACTGTtggaaattattgcaaaaaatggGCTAATTTGACCAACGAAGACCTGAAAACACAGATGGAAAATGTAAAT GTTGAGGCACCACCAGCACTAGAGACCCCACCAGTGCCAGAG GCCCCACCAGCGCCAGAGACTCCACAAGCATCAGTGTCCCCACCAGCGGCAGAGGCCCCACCAGTGCAAGAGGCTCCACTACCACCAGATGCCCCAACAGTGAGAGAAGTCCCACCAACTCTTGGACTGGTGCAATTTGGATACTCCAAACATCTTAAT gtGTTCGAGCCAAACCAAGAAAAGTTGCTAGTGGAATATCTTCTGAAAGCTTCTGATATTTATTTTGGCCTTTCACCTAAGGAAGTAAGACGATTTGCTTATACATATGCAGTAGCCTGCGGCAGAAAAATCCCTCAGTCTTGGACCGACAATGGAATGGCAGGACCTGATTGGCTAACTTTGTTCCTAAAACGGAATAGGACACTCTCAATTAGGGCCCCTCAAGCAACGAGCTTAGCTCGAGCCACAAGTTTTAATAGAACCAATGTGTCAgctttttttgacaatttgacAACAGCTATAAATAGACTTAAGGTTGGTCCTGCTGACATTTGGAATGTTGATGAGACAGGTGTGACGACGGTTCAGAAGCCAGACAGAGTCATAGGACGCAAAGGGTTTCGGCAAATAGGGAAAATGACTTCAGCTGAAAGGGGAACTCTAGTAACAGTGGCCCTTGCAGTGAGTGCTGCTGGGACATTCATCCCTCCATTCATTATTTTCCCTAGGGTTAACTTCAAAGAACACTTTCTGAGAGATGGTCCTGTTGGCTGTGCTGGAGATGCCAACCCGTCAGGATGGATGAtggaaaaaaactttttaaaatttgcAAAGCATTTTGTGACCCATGTCAGGTGTTCTATTGAGAATCCGTGTCTCCTGATTTTAGACAATCATGAGTCTCATTTATCAGCAGATCTATTAGATTACTTCAAAGAGAATGGGGTAACTTTGCTATCATTCCCGCCTCACTGCAGCCACAAACTGCAGCCTCTAGACCGCAGTGTTTTTGGGCccctcaaaaaatatataaacactGCATGTGATTCTTGGATGGCTAGTAACAAACGCCCAATGACTATTCATGACATTCCATCAATTTTGGCATCAACTTTACATGTAGCAGCTACTCCAGCAAACATTATGGCTGGATTCAAAGTGACTGGGATTCACCCTCTTAACAGATTTGTATTTTCTGATGCTGATTTCATGCCTTCATATGTAACTGATAGACCAGAAACTACATCAACTACTAATATGACTACGAACGCTTCAGGtcctatcaatattttgatcagTAGCCCCAGGCCTTCCACTTCAGCACAAGTAGACTTGCTAAATACTTCGCCCAGTAGCCCAAGGGCTTCCACTTCTGCACAAAAGGACTACCCCACACCAGAAGAACTGAGGCCATTTCAAAAGGCAGGACCAAGGCTTGGCACtaataaaggaaggaaaaaGAGGAAGTCTGCAATTTTAACTGATACCCCAGTTAAAGAAGCCCTCAGGCAAGAACAGGAGGAatcaaagaagaaaaaaattaagatacaagaaaacaagaagaagaagttagTTAGAGATTTATTGGTTTCTAtggaaacagaagaagaaggtaacagcagcaaagaaaaaatcagGAGAACAactaaaaaaggaaaaaaattggtCCACCTCAGCAAACTGAAAATAAACCAGGATTCAGATAGTGAAGATGAAAACTGTTTGTGCATTTATTGCTTGAAGCCATTTAAACAGTCTAAAAAAGGTCAGGAATGGGTTCAATGTCTCCGATGTAAAAAGTGGGCTCATGACAAGTGTATAGCAGAAGAcacttcatttttcatttgcagAAACTGCAACAGCGACGATGAAGATTAA